Proteins encoded within one genomic window of Pongo pygmaeus isolate AG05252 chromosome 18, NHGRI_mPonPyg2-v2.0_pri, whole genome shotgun sequence:
- the DNAAF8 gene encoding dynein axonemal assembly factor 8 isoform X1, whose product MLFLLPSSSDDGALRRHLEAWALMASNDEGMAPSLGSPWASQMGPWDAILKAVKDQLPSLDSDSSLSDYGEEELFIFQRNQTSLIPDLSEELAEDPADGDKSRAWVAAAEESLPEPVLVPAELATEPGSRQNTRTKDASSQEGRDAGRPFESCGEVSALLGMAEETPRWLEGDLGSLSFNTKGSQGPPWDPQAEATLSCHERDPKAEPPSTALQESVNRRALRQERRKMIEKDILQKVTRDACGPTSSDQGGVKEAPCHAVESAPRSKMPLVEPPEGPPVLSLQQLEAWDLDDILQSLAGQEDNQGNRAPGTVWWAADHRQVQDHTVPSAHNRLMEQLALLCTTQSKASACAQKVPADTPQDTDEAESGSRCASRKPGSQAGPGLQLAQGMRLNTEAPTIFIDLRQMEPPDHLSPESSSHSSSDSEEEEEEEMAALGDTEGASPSSLGLRSCTRKSQLLQQLRAFQKGTAQPELPASKGPGGGRAQAPEDTAGSGTGRKQHTKLCAKGQSAQARLPRGRPRALGDAPEPGAAGEALMPPLEQL is encoded by the exons ATGCTCTTCCTTCTGCCG AGCTCCTCGGATGATGGTGCACTGAGAAGGCATCTGGAAGCCTGGGCCCTCATGGCATCCAACGATGAAGGCATGGCACCCTCGCTGGGCtctccctgggcctcccagaTGGGGCCCTGGGATGCCATCCTCAAGGCTGTCAAAGACCAGCTCCCATCTCTGGACTCAGACTCCTCTTTG TCGGACTATGGGGAAGAGGAGCTGTTCATCTTCCAGCGAAACCAAACCTCCCTGATTCCAGACCTGTCGGAGGAGCTGGCTGAAGATCCTGCTGATGGCGACAAGTCCAGAGCCTGGGTCGCTGCAGCTGAAGAGTCCCTTCCTGAG CCAGTTCTGGTGCCTGCAGAATTGGCCACAGAACCTGGGAGCAGGCAGAACACAAGGACAAAGGATGCATCCTCTCAGGAAGGAAGAGATGCTGGCAGGCCTTTTGAAAGCTGTGGTGAGGTCAGCGCTCTTCTTGGGATGGCCGAGGAGACCCCCAGGTGGCTGGAAGGCGACCTTGGAAGCCTGTCTTTCAACACCAAAGGATCCCAGGGTCCTCCCTGGGACCCACAGGCCGAAGCCACTCTCTCCTGCCATGAAAGAGACCCAAAGGCAGAGCCCCCCAGCACCGCCTTACAAGAATCTGTGAACCGCCGGGCCCTCCgacaggagagaaggaagatgaTAGAGAAGGACATCCTCCAGAAAGTCACCCGAGATGCCTGCGGCCCGACCAGCAGTGACCAAGGCGGGGTGAAGGAGGCGCCCTGCCACGCTGTGGAGTCAGCTCCCAGATCCAAAATGCCCCTTGTGGAGCCTCCGGAGGGACCACCAGTGCTCTCGCTCCAG CAACTTGAAGCGTGGGATTTGGATGACATCCTTCAGAGTCTGGCGGGGCAAGAAGACAACCAGGGAAATCGTGCACCTGGAACTGTGTGGTGGGCAGCTGACCACCGCCAAGTTCAAG ACCACACGGTGCCAAGCGCCCACAACAGGCTCATGGAACAGCTGGCCCTCCTGTGCACCACACAGTCCAAGGCCTCTGCTTGTGCCCAGAAGGTGCCTGCCGACACCCCCCAGGACACCGACGAGGCAGAGTCAGGAAGCAG ATGTGCCTCAAGGAAGCCGGGCTCCCAGGCTGGGCCAGGCCTGCAGCTGGCCCAGGGCATGAGGCTTAACACAGAGGCCCCCACCATCTTTATTGACCTGCGGCAGATGGAGCCACCAGACCACCTGTCCCCAGAAAG CTCCAGCCACAGCTCCTCTgacagtgaggaggaggaggaggaagagatggcAGCTCTGGGAGACACAGAGGGGGCATCTCCTTCCTCCCTGGGGCTACG GAGCTGTACCAGGAAGAGCCAGCTTCTCCAGCAGCTCAGGGCCTTTCAGAAGGGGACAGCCCAGCCCGAGCTCCCTGCCAGCAAGGGGCCCGGGGGTGGGAGGGCTCAGGCCCCTGAAGACACAGCTGGATCAGGAACTGGGAGGAAGCAACACACGAAGCTCTGTGCCAAGGGGCAGAGTGCCCAGGCCCGACTCCCAAGAGGCAGGCCCAGAGCCCTGGGGGATGCTCCTGAGCCAGGGGCAGCCGGGGAGGCCCTGATGCCTCCTCTGGAGCAACTATAG
- the DNAAF8 gene encoding dynein axonemal assembly factor 8 isoform X4, with protein MLFLLPSSSDDGALRRHLEAWALMASNDEGMAPSLGSPWASQMGPWDAILKAVKDQLPSLDSDSSLSDYGEEELFIFQRNQTSLIPDLSEELAEDPADGDKSRAWVAAAEESLPEPVLVPAELATEPGSRQNTRTKDASSQEGRDAGRPFESCGEVSALLGMAEETPRWLEGDLGSLSFNTKGSQGPPWDPQAEATLSCHERDPKAEPPSTALQESVNRRALRQERRKMIEKDILQKVTRDACGPTSSDQGGVKEAPCHAVESAPRSKMPLVEPPEGPPVLSLQQLEAWDLDDILQSLAGQEDNQGNRAPGTVWWAADHRQVQAPATAPLTVRRRRRKRWQLWETQRGHLLPPWGYGNHQGASHHLRTSHLCFLQQALHLAHLPPVVRSCCTHRTGSCTRKSQLLQQLRAFQKGTAQPELPASKGPGGGRAQAPEDTAGSGTGRKQHTKLCAKGQSAQARLPRGRPRALGDAPEPGAAGEALMPPLEQL; from the exons ATGCTCTTCCTTCTGCCG AGCTCCTCGGATGATGGTGCACTGAGAAGGCATCTGGAAGCCTGGGCCCTCATGGCATCCAACGATGAAGGCATGGCACCCTCGCTGGGCtctccctgggcctcccagaTGGGGCCCTGGGATGCCATCCTCAAGGCTGTCAAAGACCAGCTCCCATCTCTGGACTCAGACTCCTCTTTG TCGGACTATGGGGAAGAGGAGCTGTTCATCTTCCAGCGAAACCAAACCTCCCTGATTCCAGACCTGTCGGAGGAGCTGGCTGAAGATCCTGCTGATGGCGACAAGTCCAGAGCCTGGGTCGCTGCAGCTGAAGAGTCCCTTCCTGAG CCAGTTCTGGTGCCTGCAGAATTGGCCACAGAACCTGGGAGCAGGCAGAACACAAGGACAAAGGATGCATCCTCTCAGGAAGGAAGAGATGCTGGCAGGCCTTTTGAAAGCTGTGGTGAGGTCAGCGCTCTTCTTGGGATGGCCGAGGAGACCCCCAGGTGGCTGGAAGGCGACCTTGGAAGCCTGTCTTTCAACACCAAAGGATCCCAGGGTCCTCCCTGGGACCCACAGGCCGAAGCCACTCTCTCCTGCCATGAAAGAGACCCAAAGGCAGAGCCCCCCAGCACCGCCTTACAAGAATCTGTGAACCGCCGGGCCCTCCgacaggagagaaggaagatgaTAGAGAAGGACATCCTCCAGAAAGTCACCCGAGATGCCTGCGGCCCGACCAGCAGTGACCAAGGCGGGGTGAAGGAGGCGCCCTGCCACGCTGTGGAGTCAGCTCCCAGATCCAAAATGCCCCTTGTGGAGCCTCCGGAGGGACCACCAGTGCTCTCGCTCCAG CAACTTGAAGCGTGGGATTTGGATGACATCCTTCAGAGTCTGGCGGGGCAAGAAGACAACCAGGGAAATCGTGCACCTGGAACTGTGTGGTGGGCAGCTGACCACCGCCAAGTTCAAG CTCCAGCCACAGCTCCTCTgacagtgaggaggaggaggaggaagagatggcAGCTCTGGGAGACACAGAGGGGGCATCTCCTTCCTCCCTGGGGCTACGGTAACCACCAAGGGGCCTCTCACCACCTGCGGACGTCCCACCTCTGCTTTCTGCAGCAAGCCCTCCACCTGGCACATTTACCGCCTGTGGTGAGGTCTTGCTGCACCCACCGCACAGG GAGCTGTACCAGGAAGAGCCAGCTTCTCCAGCAGCTCAGGGCCTTTCAGAAGGGGACAGCCCAGCCCGAGCTCCCTGCCAGCAAGGGGCCCGGGGGTGGGAGGGCTCAGGCCCCTGAAGACACAGCTGGATCAGGAACTGGGAGGAAGCAACACACGAAGCTCTGTGCCAAGGGGCAGAGTGCCCAGGCCCGACTCCCAAGAGGCAGGCCCAGAGCCCTGGGGGATGCTCCTGAGCCAGGGGCAGCCGGGGAGGCCCTGATGCCTCCTCTGGAGCAACTATAG
- the DNAAF8 gene encoding dynein axonemal assembly factor 8 isoform X3 yields the protein MLFLLPSSSDDGALRRHLEAWALMASNDEGMAPSLGSPWASQMGPWDAILKAVKDQLPSLDSDSSLSDYGEEELFIFQRNQTSLIPDLSEELAEDPADGDKSRAWVAAAEESLPEPVLVPAELATEPGSRQNTRTKDASSQEGRDAGRPFESCGEVSALLGMAEETPRWLEGDLGSLSFNTKGSQGPPWDPQAEATLSCHERDPKAEPPSTALQESVNRRALRQERRKMIEKDILQKVTRDACGPTSSDQGGVKEAPCHAVESAPRSKMPLVEPPEGPPVLSLQQLEAWDLDDILQSLAGQEDNQGNRAPGTVWWAADHRQVQDHTVPSAHNRLMEQLALLCTTQSKASACAQKVPADTPQDTDEAESGSSSSHSSSDSEEEEEEEMAALGDTEGASPSSLGLRSCTRKSQLLQQLRAFQKGTAQPELPASKGPGGGRAQAPEDTAGSGTGRKQHTKLCAKGQSAQARLPRGRPRALGDAPEPGAAGEALMPPLEQL from the exons ATGCTCTTCCTTCTGCCG AGCTCCTCGGATGATGGTGCACTGAGAAGGCATCTGGAAGCCTGGGCCCTCATGGCATCCAACGATGAAGGCATGGCACCCTCGCTGGGCtctccctgggcctcccagaTGGGGCCCTGGGATGCCATCCTCAAGGCTGTCAAAGACCAGCTCCCATCTCTGGACTCAGACTCCTCTTTG TCGGACTATGGGGAAGAGGAGCTGTTCATCTTCCAGCGAAACCAAACCTCCCTGATTCCAGACCTGTCGGAGGAGCTGGCTGAAGATCCTGCTGATGGCGACAAGTCCAGAGCCTGGGTCGCTGCAGCTGAAGAGTCCCTTCCTGAG CCAGTTCTGGTGCCTGCAGAATTGGCCACAGAACCTGGGAGCAGGCAGAACACAAGGACAAAGGATGCATCCTCTCAGGAAGGAAGAGATGCTGGCAGGCCTTTTGAAAGCTGTGGTGAGGTCAGCGCTCTTCTTGGGATGGCCGAGGAGACCCCCAGGTGGCTGGAAGGCGACCTTGGAAGCCTGTCTTTCAACACCAAAGGATCCCAGGGTCCTCCCTGGGACCCACAGGCCGAAGCCACTCTCTCCTGCCATGAAAGAGACCCAAAGGCAGAGCCCCCCAGCACCGCCTTACAAGAATCTGTGAACCGCCGGGCCCTCCgacaggagagaaggaagatgaTAGAGAAGGACATCCTCCAGAAAGTCACCCGAGATGCCTGCGGCCCGACCAGCAGTGACCAAGGCGGGGTGAAGGAGGCGCCCTGCCACGCTGTGGAGTCAGCTCCCAGATCCAAAATGCCCCTTGTGGAGCCTCCGGAGGGACCACCAGTGCTCTCGCTCCAG CAACTTGAAGCGTGGGATTTGGATGACATCCTTCAGAGTCTGGCGGGGCAAGAAGACAACCAGGGAAATCGTGCACCTGGAACTGTGTGGTGGGCAGCTGACCACCGCCAAGTTCAAG ACCACACGGTGCCAAGCGCCCACAACAGGCTCATGGAACAGCTGGCCCTCCTGTGCACCACACAGTCCAAGGCCTCTGCTTGTGCCCAGAAGGTGCCTGCCGACACCCCCCAGGACACCGACGAGGCAGAGTCAGGAAGCAG CTCCAGCCACAGCTCCTCTgacagtgaggaggaggaggaggaagagatggcAGCTCTGGGAGACACAGAGGGGGCATCTCCTTCCTCCCTGGGGCTACG GAGCTGTACCAGGAAGAGCCAGCTTCTCCAGCAGCTCAGGGCCTTTCAGAAGGGGACAGCCCAGCCCGAGCTCCCTGCCAGCAAGGGGCCCGGGGGTGGGAGGGCTCAGGCCCCTGAAGACACAGCTGGATCAGGAACTGGGAGGAAGCAACACACGAAGCTCTGTGCCAAGGGGCAGAGTGCCCAGGCCCGACTCCCAAGAGGCAGGCCCAGAGCCCTGGGGGATGCTCCTGAGCCAGGGGCAGCCGGGGAGGCCCTGATGCCTCCTCTGGAGCAACTATAG
- the DNAAF8 gene encoding dynein axonemal assembly factor 8 isoform X5, translated as MLFLLPSSSDDGALRRHLEAWALMASNDEGMAPSLGSPWASQMGPWDAILKAVKDQLPSLDSDSSLSDYGEEELFIFQRNQTSLIPDLSEELAEDPADGDKSRAWVAAAEESLPEPVLVPAELATEPGSRQNTRTKDASSQEGRDAGRPFESCGEVSALLGMAEETPRWLEGDLGSLSFNTKGSQGPPWDPQAEATLSCHERDPKAEPPSTALQESVNRRALRQERRKMIEKDILQKVTRDACGPTSSDQGGVKEAPCHAVESAPRSKMPLVEPPEGPPVLSLQQLEAWDLDDILQSLAGQEDNQGNRAPGTVWWAADHRQVQAPATAPLTVRRRRRKRWQLWETQRGHLLPPWGYGAVPGRASFSSSSGPFRRGQPSPSSLPARGPGVGGLRPLKTQLDQELGGSNTRSSVPRGRVPRPDSQEAGPEPWGMLLSQGQPGRP; from the exons ATGCTCTTCCTTCTGCCG AGCTCCTCGGATGATGGTGCACTGAGAAGGCATCTGGAAGCCTGGGCCCTCATGGCATCCAACGATGAAGGCATGGCACCCTCGCTGGGCtctccctgggcctcccagaTGGGGCCCTGGGATGCCATCCTCAAGGCTGTCAAAGACCAGCTCCCATCTCTGGACTCAGACTCCTCTTTG TCGGACTATGGGGAAGAGGAGCTGTTCATCTTCCAGCGAAACCAAACCTCCCTGATTCCAGACCTGTCGGAGGAGCTGGCTGAAGATCCTGCTGATGGCGACAAGTCCAGAGCCTGGGTCGCTGCAGCTGAAGAGTCCCTTCCTGAG CCAGTTCTGGTGCCTGCAGAATTGGCCACAGAACCTGGGAGCAGGCAGAACACAAGGACAAAGGATGCATCCTCTCAGGAAGGAAGAGATGCTGGCAGGCCTTTTGAAAGCTGTGGTGAGGTCAGCGCTCTTCTTGGGATGGCCGAGGAGACCCCCAGGTGGCTGGAAGGCGACCTTGGAAGCCTGTCTTTCAACACCAAAGGATCCCAGGGTCCTCCCTGGGACCCACAGGCCGAAGCCACTCTCTCCTGCCATGAAAGAGACCCAAAGGCAGAGCCCCCCAGCACCGCCTTACAAGAATCTGTGAACCGCCGGGCCCTCCgacaggagagaaggaagatgaTAGAGAAGGACATCCTCCAGAAAGTCACCCGAGATGCCTGCGGCCCGACCAGCAGTGACCAAGGCGGGGTGAAGGAGGCGCCCTGCCACGCTGTGGAGTCAGCTCCCAGATCCAAAATGCCCCTTGTGGAGCCTCCGGAGGGACCACCAGTGCTCTCGCTCCAG CAACTTGAAGCGTGGGATTTGGATGACATCCTTCAGAGTCTGGCGGGGCAAGAAGACAACCAGGGAAATCGTGCACCTGGAACTGTGTGGTGGGCAGCTGACCACCGCCAAGTTCAAG CTCCAGCCACAGCTCCTCTgacagtgaggaggaggaggaggaagagatggcAGCTCTGGGAGACACAGAGGGGGCATCTCCTTCCTCCCTGGGGCTACG GAGCTGTACCAGGAAGAGCCAGCTTCTCCAGCAGCTCAGGGCCTTTCAGAAGGGGACAGCCCAGCCCGAGCTCCCTGCCAGCAAGGGGCCCGGGGGTGGGAGGGCTCAGGCCCCTGAAGACACAGCTGGATCAGGAACTGGGAGGAAGCAACACACGAAGCTCTGTGCCAAGGGGCAGAGTGCCCAGGCCCGACTCCCAAGAGGCAGGCCCAGAGCCCTGGGGGATGCTCCTGAGCCAGGGGCAGCCGGGGAGGCCCTGA
- the DNAAF8 gene encoding dynein axonemal assembly factor 8 isoform X2, whose protein sequence is MASNDEGMAPSLGSPWASQMGPWDAILKAVKDQLPSLDSDSSLSDYGEEELFIFQRNQTSLIPDLSEELAEDPADGDKSRAWVAAAEESLPEPVLVPAELATEPGSRQNTRTKDASSQEGRDAGRPFESCGEVSALLGMAEETPRWLEGDLGSLSFNTKGSQGPPWDPQAEATLSCHERDPKAEPPSTALQESVNRRALRQERRKMIEKDILQKVTRDACGPTSSDQGGVKEAPCHAVESAPRSKMPLVEPPEGPPVLSLQQLEAWDLDDILQSLAGQEDNQGNRAPGTVWWAADHRQVQDHTVPSAHNRLMEQLALLCTTQSKASACAQKVPADTPQDTDEAESGSRCASRKPGSQAGPGLQLAQGMRLNTEAPTIFIDLRQMEPPDHLSPESSSHSSSDSEEEEEEEMAALGDTEGASPSSLGLRSCTRKSQLLQQLRAFQKGTAQPELPASKGPGGGRAQAPEDTAGSGTGRKQHTKLCAKGQSAQARLPRGRPRALGDAPEPGAAGEALMPPLEQL, encoded by the exons ATGGCATCCAACGATGAAGGCATGGCACCCTCGCTGGGCtctccctgggcctcccagaTGGGGCCCTGGGATGCCATCCTCAAGGCTGTCAAAGACCAGCTCCCATCTCTGGACTCAGACTCCTCTTTG TCGGACTATGGGGAAGAGGAGCTGTTCATCTTCCAGCGAAACCAAACCTCCCTGATTCCAGACCTGTCGGAGGAGCTGGCTGAAGATCCTGCTGATGGCGACAAGTCCAGAGCCTGGGTCGCTGCAGCTGAAGAGTCCCTTCCTGAG CCAGTTCTGGTGCCTGCAGAATTGGCCACAGAACCTGGGAGCAGGCAGAACACAAGGACAAAGGATGCATCCTCTCAGGAAGGAAGAGATGCTGGCAGGCCTTTTGAAAGCTGTGGTGAGGTCAGCGCTCTTCTTGGGATGGCCGAGGAGACCCCCAGGTGGCTGGAAGGCGACCTTGGAAGCCTGTCTTTCAACACCAAAGGATCCCAGGGTCCTCCCTGGGACCCACAGGCCGAAGCCACTCTCTCCTGCCATGAAAGAGACCCAAAGGCAGAGCCCCCCAGCACCGCCTTACAAGAATCTGTGAACCGCCGGGCCCTCCgacaggagagaaggaagatgaTAGAGAAGGACATCCTCCAGAAAGTCACCCGAGATGCCTGCGGCCCGACCAGCAGTGACCAAGGCGGGGTGAAGGAGGCGCCCTGCCACGCTGTGGAGTCAGCTCCCAGATCCAAAATGCCCCTTGTGGAGCCTCCGGAGGGACCACCAGTGCTCTCGCTCCAG CAACTTGAAGCGTGGGATTTGGATGACATCCTTCAGAGTCTGGCGGGGCAAGAAGACAACCAGGGAAATCGTGCACCTGGAACTGTGTGGTGGGCAGCTGACCACCGCCAAGTTCAAG ACCACACGGTGCCAAGCGCCCACAACAGGCTCATGGAACAGCTGGCCCTCCTGTGCACCACACAGTCCAAGGCCTCTGCTTGTGCCCAGAAGGTGCCTGCCGACACCCCCCAGGACACCGACGAGGCAGAGTCAGGAAGCAG ATGTGCCTCAAGGAAGCCGGGCTCCCAGGCTGGGCCAGGCCTGCAGCTGGCCCAGGGCATGAGGCTTAACACAGAGGCCCCCACCATCTTTATTGACCTGCGGCAGATGGAGCCACCAGACCACCTGTCCCCAGAAAG CTCCAGCCACAGCTCCTCTgacagtgaggaggaggaggaggaagagatggcAGCTCTGGGAGACACAGAGGGGGCATCTCCTTCCTCCCTGGGGCTACG GAGCTGTACCAGGAAGAGCCAGCTTCTCCAGCAGCTCAGGGCCTTTCAGAAGGGGACAGCCCAGCCCGAGCTCCCTGCCAGCAAGGGGCCCGGGGGTGGGAGGGCTCAGGCCCCTGAAGACACAGCTGGATCAGGAACTGGGAGGAAGCAACACACGAAGCTCTGTGCCAAGGGGCAGAGTGCCCAGGCCCGACTCCCAAGAGGCAGGCCCAGAGCCCTGGGGGATGCTCCTGAGCCAGGGGCAGCCGGGGAGGCCCTGATGCCTCCTCTGGAGCAACTATAG